The Strix uralensis isolate ZFMK-TIS-50842 chromosome 23, bStrUra1, whole genome shotgun sequence genome has a segment encoding these proteins:
- the RNF223 gene encoding RING finger protein 223 produces the protein MSCFTQLWHSNTPDSPTSPVPASPSEIPIPISPIVVTSPGDGKRKARSPTDKPGSPNPTSPKPTSPVECSICFNTYDNTFKTPKLLQCSHVFCLECVARLSTGLPPNQAEDQLPCPFCRQLTSIPLEGAPALETSKELLATLPPELQQEKVLWMEGTKLCCRQASDDPENPDSCISIDVAMSKPESPEAPPTGLAGRLSRCDMCDDWKRIVLLSALIIILFCIILWPVQCALKTGNLRCFTRTVAMSRPEYLPPKHTTVAAPVTQLPFQ, from the coding sequence ATGTCGTGCTTCACGCAGCTGTGGCACTCCAACACACCAGACTCTCCCACCAGCCCAGTCCCTGCGTCTCCAAGTGAAATCCCCATCCCCATCAGCCCCATTGTTGTCACCTCCCCAGGAGATGGCAAGAGGAAGGCAAGATCCCCAACCGACAAGCCAGGCTCTCCGAACCCAACGTCTCCGAAGCCAACCTCCCCCGTTGAGTGTTCCATTTGCTTCAACACCTATGACAACACCTTCAAGACACCCAAGCTGCTCCAGTGCTCCCACGTTTTCTGCCTGGAGTGTGTGGCCCGCCTGAGCACAGGGCTGCCCCCAAACCAAGCAGAGGACCAGCTCCCCTGCCCCTTCTGCAGGCAGCTGACCAGCATCCCTCTGGAAGGTGCCCCAGCACTCGAGACCAGCAAGGAGCTCCTTGCCACGCTGCCTCCTGAACTCCAGCAGGAGAAGGTGCTCTGGATGGAAGGGACCAAGCTCTGCTGCCGTCAGGCATCTGATGACCCGGAGAATCCAGACTCGTGTATCTCCATTGACGTGGCCATGAGCAAGCCAGAAAGTCCAGAGGCCCCCCCGACGGGGTTAGCTGGGAGGCTGTCCCGCTGCGACATGTGTGATGACTGGAAACGCATAGTCCTCCTCTCTGCGCTGATCATCATCCTGTTCTGCATCATCCTGTGGCCAGTCCAGTGTGCCCTGAAGACGGGGAACCTCCGCTGCTTCACCAGGACTGTTGCAATGAGCAGGCCAGAGTACCTTCCCCCTAAACACACCACAGTGGCAGCCCCTGTGACACAACTCCCTTTCCAGTAG